GCGGAATAAAATTCCGCATGACAAAAATCATGTTTGCCACGGTTTAACTAATTCGTCAAGAGCTTCGCCCTTGAAAGCTGGTCTCCAGCGGAATTGTCGCCCATGACCCGTGACAAAGACTACAGGAATCACTAAGAAGTCGTCGCTCCTGCACTTACCGACGCTCGGTCGATAAAACGTAGAATATCTCCCGCCGATATTTCACGGTTATTGAAAAAGGATTCAGTATAgcattttcttacattttttggggcaattgcaaaaaaagaatCGCCCATCGATATCTCATATCGATCGCACAAGGATTAAAACGCAacgaaatgataaaaatcgtTTTCCGTTGATATTTCTCAGCGTATCTGTAAAAGGTGTCCATATATTTCAAAGCGATTAtcaattatgtttaattaataatatgtattagaaTTCCACTTATAAATAGTGATTGcttattttggaaaaataaaagttttatatttacttgcaGTCAACAGTGCAAACGTGAGAGATGAAATACCTGTTACATCAAAATCCGGCGTGCAAGATCTTGTTGATTTGTATCGCTGgatgaaagagaaattattatcCAAGGCATCGTCCTGGCAGGAAAGATCATTTCGATGCATATAAGCATCATGGTTCATCTTTGACTTGCATGTTTCTTCGTTTCCAGCTGCAAGATGATCTTCATGATGCATCAGCAAAACAATCAACAGCATGAATCTTCTCAAAACACTTCGTGTTCTCATGTTACGCAATTGTTATCACGACGTTCTGCAAAACGTTCTGTTGAAGCTTATCTCACTGAAACTCAATGGCGAGTAcgcatattttgtaacttttaaccACAATATCGCTATCGTTATTTATCTGTACACTGTATTATCACATAGCTATTATATTTGCACCAAAATGTGTGATAATGTCAAAGTTACAGAATAGATATGTTAACGTTATTTACAACTTTGCACACCGAACAAAATTGTTACTTTATCCCTTCTTAACAAATgttaaacattttaacaacTGTTTGATACATACAGTCCCAAATTTGCTTCGATGTATCTTGATATGTCTACAacaataaagcaaaaattatgtacacaTCGCTGTTAGAGATATCTTGAAAATTCGCGGATGTCGCACCAATTGTCGTTCGATAATCACACTGAATCTCATTGAACCGGTATCAAAGATTTATAGGAGAAAGCGGAGAGCTTGAAAGCGAAACGATCGACAGTTTTTGTGAATAAAAAGAGCGGCTAGCTGACTGTCGCACCGTATCGACGTTTTTGTCCCCTGTTGATTTCAAATCAATATGCCATAATCGACCCGTGAAGTTTTATAAGGAAACGCGAATAAGATATTCCGTTTCGATACGACTTGTAACCGATATCTACACTTACAttagcattaaataaaatctgtatTTATTCCAGCTtctattttctcttcttttaaaAAGTCGTTTGATGCGAATCTTTcgctgttttatttttgttccttttttattcaaagaacCGTTTTGTACacgtattaatataatattatattatggaAACCCCTTTCGCTGTTTCTTTTGCTTTTACTCTTTCTAttctgtattataaaataaatgcatttttgaaaaaaagatatctatATGTTGTTCAAAAAGCGTTATCACGCATGTAGGTAATTAAGTTATGTGAACCAGTCAAACTAATGCCTAACAAATCGAATTAACCGGCAGCTTATAATACGATTACCCGGACAGCGAAATGGACGATCCTGAGGCTTCTTCTGTGCTGTCGATAATCGTTTGACAGTTTTCACATGCCGATCGTCAGTGGCGTTTAATATCTACGTTATTCTGGCGAAACTCTTGTGCCGTTCTTTTAATTGGCAAAAATGGGCAAAGACGACGCTGAAACAATAGCCCTGAAGAAAGAATTGGAAGATCTCATCAACAAATGCAAGGTTTAAGCAGTTTATCGCAATTGattagtttataataattacctTATGCGATTATACTTCGTAAGTACGTTATAAGAGTTTGTCGCAATTTATTCTATCCGTTTCATTCAGGACGATCAAAAAAAACAGCAGGACACAACGTTGGAGCAAGCGTGTGGCGGAGTGGCAGACGCTTCGAAAGTCAGATTATCAACTAAGAAGCTGCTGAAGGGCCATATCAATAAGGTCAACTCGGTACATTACAGTGGCGATAATCGGTCAGTTTTAGCGAGTAATAGTTCTCTGATCACGACAGTTTGTCGAGCCGCAAGCATGCCTAACATTTGTCCTTTGATCGGAACTTTGACAATTTATCATGCTTTCTTATCAATCGTTAAGTTTCATCCGTAGACACTGCGTGACTGGATCGTTGGATGGGAAATTGATCATTTGGGATTCATGGACTGGCAACAAGGTGCAGGTCATCCCGTTACGGTCGGCCTGGGTGATGTCGGTGGCCTTCGCGCCGTCCGGCAATTTTGTCGCGTGCGGCGGCATGGATAACATGTGCACCGTCTACGACGTGAACAACCGCGACGCCACGGGGTCCGCCAAAATCGTGCGGGAACTGCTGGGTTACGAGGGATTCCTATCGTCCTGCCGATTCCTCGACGATAAAAAGATCATCACCGGATCTGGTGACATGAAAATGTATTCGATTACGTAACGTTGAAGGTAGACAGGTAACGAGAATGATATTGCGTGAGTAATTACCGACGGTG
This DNA window, taken from Linepithema humile isolate Giens D197 chromosome 7, Lhum_UNIL_v1.0, whole genome shotgun sequence, encodes the following:
- the Gbeta76C gene encoding guanine nucleotide-binding protein subunit beta-2 isoform X1, producing MGKDDAETIALKKELEDLINKCKDDQKKQQDTTLEQACGGVADASKVRLSTKKLLKGHINKVNSVHYSGDNRFIRRHCVTGSLDGKLIIWDSWTGNKVQVIPLRSAWVMSVAFAPSGNFVACGGMDNMCTVYDVNNRDATGSAKIVRELLGYEGFLSSCRFLDDKKIITGSGDMKICMWDLEANKKTTDFEAHSGDVVSISLSPDGNTYVTGSVDKTCKLWDLREEKAKQTFFGHEADVNSVCYHPSGQGFVTASEDKTARLWDFRSDQQLATFKPPSSNPGFTSCGLSLSGRFIFCGSDDNSIHIWDALKNQHNGVLSGHENRVTSLSVSGNGMAVASCSWDQNVRIWV